Proteins from one Falco naumanni isolate bFalNau1 chromosome 2, bFalNau1.pat, whole genome shotgun sequence genomic window:
- the LOC121083448 gene encoding thyroid hormone-inducible hepatic protein-like, with the protein MEQYFSATQKMEQEVMFPSLLRGVFPQQEGAAPAAGGHTDLYERYQLLKAIKPVVEKGLASVTDQSQTGTGTDASSDDDDAMDAQLEERLSRHLAGLQQVLTHLTRDTNALTRRYSQILEQISPSEGQPSW; encoded by the coding sequence ATGGAGCAGTACTTCTCAGCCACCCAGAAGATGGAGCAGGAGGTGAtgttccccagcctgctccGAGGGGTCTTCCCGCAGCAGGAGGGGGCGGCCCCGGCTGCGGGCGGCCACACGGACCTCTACGAGCGCTACCAGCTCCTCAAGGCCATCAAGCCCGTGGTGGAGAAAGGCCTGGCCTCTGTCACCGACCAGAGCCAGaccggcaccggcaccgacGCGTCCTCAGACGACGACGACGCCATGGACGCCCAGCTGGAGGAGCGCCTGTCGCGCCACCTGGCCGGTCTGCAGCAGGTCCTCACCCACCTCACCAGGGACACCAACGCCCTCACCCGGAGGTACAGCCAGATCCTGGAGCAGATCAGCCCCAGCGAGGGACAGCCCAGCTGGTGA
- the LOC121083449 gene encoding thyroid hormone-inducible hepatic protein-like: MEQYFSATQKMEQEVMFPSLLRGVFPQQEGAAPAAGGHTDLYERYQLLKAIKPVVEKGLASVTDQSQTGTGTDASSDDDDAMDAQLEERLSRHLAGLQQVLTHLTRDTNALTRRYSQILEQISPSEGQPSW; the protein is encoded by the coding sequence ATGGAGCAGTACTTCTCAGCCACCCAGAAGATGGAGCAGGAGGTGAtgttccccagcctgctccGAGGGGTCTTCCCGCAGCAGGAGGGGGCGGCCCCGGCTGCGGGCGGCCACACGGACCTCTACGAGCGCTACCAGCTCCTCAAGGCCATCAAGCCCGTGGTGGAGAAAGGCCTGGCCTCTGTCACCGACCAGAGCCAGaccggcaccggcaccgacGCGTCCTCAGACGACGACGACGCCATGGACGCCCAGCTGGAGGAGCGCCTGTCGCGCCACCTGGCCGGTCTGCAGCAGGTCCTCACCCACCTCACCAGGGACACCAACGCCCTCACCCGGAGGTACAGCCAGATCCTGGAGCAGATCAGCCCCAGTGAGGGACAGCCCAGCTGGTGA